From a region of the Pyxidicoccus xibeiensis genome:
- the queG gene encoding tRNA epoxyqueuosine(34) reductase QueG: MNMLPTSELRELARTVGFDLVGFSRAEPIPPAFLMEWLEAGYAADMDWMGERAAERLDVATLLPGAKTVISFVNNYWRDDEQTQGSPIARYARGRDYHSTLRDRMKAFRKTLTARHPGLGTYGSVDSGPLMEKVWAARAGLGYVGKNGCFITEPFGSWVLLATLILDAEVDAYWQGPAADRCGPCRRCLMACPTGALVGNGQVNAGACLSYQTIENRDREVPEAFRFKFDNLIFGCDICQQVCPLNRKPVFAENPRFAPRAVAELGTLELAGLTPAQYESLVSGTALARARYDGLRRNAVYALGVAKQADARYLLEKLCGDSSELVRTAAQWALRQLDP, from the coding sequence ATGAACATGCTCCCCACCTCCGAGCTCCGCGAGCTTGCCCGTACGGTCGGCTTCGACCTGGTGGGCTTCTCGCGCGCGGAGCCCATCCCCCCCGCCTTCCTCATGGAGTGGCTGGAGGCCGGCTACGCGGCGGACATGGACTGGATGGGAGAGCGGGCCGCCGAGCGCCTGGACGTGGCGACGCTGCTCCCTGGCGCGAAGACGGTCATCTCCTTCGTGAACAACTACTGGCGGGACGATGAGCAGACGCAGGGCTCGCCCATTGCCCGCTACGCGCGCGGCCGCGACTACCACTCCACGCTGCGGGACCGGATGAAGGCGTTCCGCAAGACGCTCACCGCGCGCCACCCCGGCCTGGGCACCTACGGCAGCGTGGACAGCGGCCCGCTGATGGAGAAGGTCTGGGCGGCGCGCGCGGGGCTGGGCTACGTGGGGAAGAACGGGTGCTTCATCACCGAGCCCTTCGGCTCGTGGGTGCTGCTGGCCACGCTCATCCTGGACGCGGAGGTGGACGCGTACTGGCAGGGGCCGGCGGCGGACCGGTGCGGCCCGTGCCGGCGCTGCCTGATGGCGTGTCCCACGGGCGCGCTGGTGGGCAACGGCCAGGTGAACGCGGGGGCGTGCCTCTCCTACCAGACGATTGAGAACCGCGACCGCGAGGTGCCCGAGGCGTTCCGGTTCAAGTTCGACAACCTCATCTTCGGCTGCGACATCTGCCAGCAGGTGTGCCCGCTCAACCGGAAGCCGGTGTTCGCGGAAAATCCGCGCTTCGCGCCGCGAGCCGTGGCGGAGCTGGGCACGCTGGAGCTCGCGGGGCTGACACCAGCACAGTACGAATCGCTGGTCTCCGGTACAGCGCTGGCACGCGCACGGTACGACGGGCTGCGGCGCAACGCGGTGTATGCGCTGGGCGTCGCGAAGCAGGCGGACGCGCGGTACCTGCTCGAAAAGCTCTGCGGCGATTCGAGTGAATTGGTACGTACTGCGGCGCAATGGGCGCTTCGCCAGCTCGACCCCTGA
- a CDS encoding cob(I)yrinic acid a,c-diamide adenosyltransferase: protein MKIYTKSGDAGETGLFGGGRVAKDDARVDAYGEVDELNATIGLARGFPMPTDMDALLLRLQDQLFTLGAVLATPTGTKASSYIPELKAEWAEDMEHAIDRFEEELPKMTHFVLPGGTQAAAALHLARTVCRRAERRTVPLLREGKIPQAVVVYLNRLSDLLFVMARLANHRAGVQDVKWIPEKPTK, encoded by the coding sequence ATGAAGATCTACACGAAGAGCGGGGACGCCGGGGAGACCGGTCTGTTCGGCGGTGGACGCGTCGCGAAGGACGATGCGCGCGTGGACGCGTACGGCGAGGTGGACGAGCTGAACGCGACGATTGGCCTCGCGCGCGGCTTTCCCATGCCCACGGACATGGACGCGCTGCTGCTGCGCCTGCAGGACCAGCTCTTCACGCTGGGCGCGGTGCTGGCCACGCCCACGGGGACGAAGGCGTCCTCGTACATTCCCGAGCTGAAGGCGGAGTGGGCGGAGGACATGGAGCACGCCATCGACCGCTTCGAGGAGGAGCTGCCGAAGATGACCCACTTCGTCCTGCCGGGAGGCACGCAGGCCGCCGCCGCGCTGCACCTGGCGCGCACCGTGTGCCGGCGCGCGGAGCGGCGCACCGTGCCGCTGCTGCGCGAGGGGAAGATTCCGCAGGCCGTGGTGGTCTACCTGAATCGGCTCTCCGACTTGCTCTTCGTCATGGCGCGGCTGGCCAACCACCGGGCGGGCGTGCAGGACGTGAAGTGGATTCCGGAGAAGCCCACGAAGTAG
- a CDS encoding thymidylate synthase translates to MQPYLSLLEHVLAHGTKKGDRTGTGTLSVFGHQLRFDLTQGFPLVTTKKLHVKSILHELLWMLAGDTSVRTLQAQGVTIWDEWANADGSLGPVYGHQWRSWTAPNGEHIDQMKVLVEGLKKNPDSRRHIVSAWNVADLPGMKLPPCHVLFQFYVADGRLSCQLYQRSADLFLGLPFNIASYSLLTMMVAQVTGLKAHEFIHTIGDAHLYLNHVEQAKQQLAREPRPLPRMRINPEVKDLFTFKYEDFTLEGYEPHPAIKAPVAV, encoded by the coding sequence ATGCAGCCCTATCTGTCACTGCTCGAGCACGTCCTCGCCCACGGGACGAAGAAGGGCGACCGTACCGGCACGGGCACGCTCAGCGTCTTCGGCCATCAGCTGCGGTTCGACCTCACGCAGGGCTTTCCGCTCGTCACCACGAAGAAGCTCCACGTGAAGTCCATCCTCCACGAGCTGCTGTGGATGCTCGCGGGCGACACCAGCGTGCGCACCCTCCAGGCCCAGGGCGTCACCATCTGGGACGAGTGGGCCAACGCCGACGGCAGCCTGGGCCCCGTCTATGGCCACCAGTGGCGCTCGTGGACGGCGCCGAACGGCGAGCACATCGACCAGATGAAGGTGCTGGTGGAGGGGCTGAAGAAGAACCCCGACTCGCGCCGGCACATCGTCAGCGCGTGGAACGTGGCGGACCTGCCCGGCATGAAGCTGCCGCCCTGCCACGTGCTCTTCCAGTTCTACGTGGCCGACGGGCGCCTGTCCTGCCAGCTCTACCAGCGCAGCGCGGACCTCTTCCTGGGCCTGCCGTTCAACATCGCGTCGTACTCGCTGCTGACGATGATGGTGGCGCAGGTGACGGGCCTGAAGGCCCACGAGTTCATCCACACCATCGGCGATGCGCACCTGTACCTCAACCACGTGGAGCAGGCGAAGCAGCAGCTCGCGCGCGAGCCCCGGCCCCTGCCGCGCATGCGCATCAACCCGGAGGTGAAGGACCTCTTCACCTTCAAGTACGAGGACTTCACGCTCGAGGGCTACGAGCCGCACCCCGCCATCAAGGCGCCCGTGGCCGTATGA